From one Acidobacteriota bacterium genomic stretch:
- a CDS encoding TrmJ/YjtD family RNA methyltransferase: MKPGDLLERVVVVLVRARNPNNIGAVARAMHDFGFRHLRVINEYAVPLETAKSAVDASKVIAGAQVCGSVAEAVADCTLVIGTSAVGERTLEHPLHALPEAAALVRAEAAAPKGRVALLFGSEKTGLSNEELGHCHWMLTIPMYEHEDVRHPSMNLGQAAAVCLYELVRATGVDVGAGVREAAPAADVERFTSLLGEVLERTGYTRRHPANAREDDVRRLVRRMGLSVEDVPVWMGVLRQVLRNMGAP, from the coding sequence GTGAAACCCGGAGATTTGTTGGAGCGCGTGGTGGTAGTGCTGGTGCGCGCGCGGAACCCGAACAACATCGGTGCGGTGGCGCGGGCGATGCACGACTTCGGCTTCCGGCACCTGCGCGTGATCAACGAGTACGCCGTGCCTCTTGAGACTGCGAAGTCTGCGGTGGATGCGTCGAAGGTAATCGCCGGGGCGCAGGTGTGCGGTTCGGTTGCCGAGGCGGTCGCCGACTGTACGCTGGTAATCGGAACGAGCGCCGTGGGCGAGCGTACGCTGGAGCATCCGCTGCACGCGCTGCCCGAGGCCGCGGCGCTGGTCCGCGCGGAAGCCGCGGCGCCGAAGGGGCGCGTGGCGCTGCTCTTCGGTTCGGAGAAGACGGGGTTGAGCAACGAGGAGCTGGGTCACTGCCACTGGATGCTGACCATACCGATGTATGAGCACGAGGACGTGCGGCATCCTTCGATGAACCTGGGGCAGGCGGCGGCGGTATGTCTTTACGAGCTGGTGCGCGCGACGGGAGTGGATGTTGGCGCGGGCGTTCGCGAGGCGGCGCCGGCGGCCGATGTGGAGCGATTCACATCGCTGCTCGGCGAGGTGCTCGAGAGGACGGGATACACGCGGCGTCATCCGGCCAATGCCAGAGAGGATGACGTGAGACGGCTGGTACGGCGCATGGGCCTGAGCGTGGAGGACGTTCCGGTATGGATGGGCGTGCTGCGTCAGGTGCTGCGCAACATGGGGGCCCCGTAG
- a CDS encoding YXWGXW repeat-containing protein gives MGSLKTVRAMVLAAAAVAVAAVPAASFASVNIAIGVSVGTPPPVLPVYAQPAIPGPGYLWTPGYWAWGPAGYYWVPGVWVMPPAAGMLWTPGYWGWGGSAYIFHPGYWGPHIGFYGGVNYGFGYTGYGYEGGYWNHGVFAYNRSVNNITNVHVTNVYNKTVVVNNVNRVSYNGGNGGVQARPSASEQSAFNERHMQATQNQVAHEQAMRNDRGQLASVNHGRPQTMAMSTVNARRENQQQRIANGIGSGQMNAHEAARAENRQAQINQQVHTDRQANGGHLNQQERQQVNREQNRASQQIYNEKHNDQRAPR, from the coding sequence ATGGGTTCCCTGAAGACAGTACGTGCGATGGTTCTTGCGGCGGCCGCTGTGGCTGTTGCTGCCGTTCCTGCAGCTTCGTTTGCGTCAGTGAATATTGCAATCGGTGTTTCGGTGGGCACGCCTCCTCCGGTGTTGCCGGTGTATGCGCAGCCAGCAATTCCCGGCCCGGGCTATCTATGGACGCCGGGCTATTGGGCGTGGGGGCCCGCGGGCTACTACTGGGTTCCGGGCGTGTGGGTGATGCCTCCTGCGGCTGGCATGTTGTGGACGCCGGGCTATTGGGGCTGGGGCGGCAGCGCGTACATCTTTCATCCTGGCTACTGGGGTCCGCACATCGGCTTCTATGGCGGCGTGAACTACGGCTTCGGCTATACGGGCTATGGATATGAGGGCGGCTACTGGAACCATGGCGTGTTTGCATATAACCGCTCGGTGAACAACATCACCAATGTGCACGTCACCAACGTCTACAACAAGACTGTCGTGGTGAACAACGTCAACCGCGTGAGCTACAACGGAGGCAACGGAGGCGTGCAGGCCCGTCCTTCCGCCTCGGAGCAGTCCGCGTTCAACGAACGCCACATGCAGGCGACACAGAACCAGGTGGCCCACGAGCAGGCGATGCGCAACGATCGCGGACAGCTTGCTTCGGTGAACCATGGCCGTCCGCAGACGATGGCAATGTCGACGGTGAATGCGCGCCGCGAAAATCAGCAGCAGAGGATCGCCAACGGCATCGGCAGCGGGCAGATGAATGCTCACGAAGCTGCGCGCGCGGAGAACAGGCAGGCGCAGATCAACCAGCAGGTGCACACCGACAGACAGGCGAACGGCGGTCACCTGAACCAGCAGGAGCGGCAGCAGGTGAACCGCGAACAAAACCGCGCGAGCCAGCAGATCTACAACGAGAAGCACAACGATCAACGCGCTCCACGATAG
- a CDS encoding polysaccharide deacetylase family protein: MTTEILGGATVAAVAVGGTLTWAALSPQSQIFGRTLVAPARPDEIALTYDDGPNPAATPQLLEVLAKRGVSASFFLIGRYVRQCPALVRDIAAAGHLVGNHSMTHPWLAWQSAARIREELYGASAAIEDVLGEPVRYFRAPHGARRPRVLKTAREMGMEPVQWNVICGDWAPIGVEKIVGRAARGIERSRRHGFAANVVLHDGGQHGLGVSRMDTVRATERLIERYAAAKFVAVDAWGE; the protein is encoded by the coding sequence GTGACGACGGAGATTCTTGGTGGTGCGACGGTCGCAGCCGTGGCCGTGGGGGGCACGCTGACGTGGGCTGCGCTGTCGCCGCAGTCGCAGATCTTCGGACGGACGCTGGTCGCTCCCGCGCGACCCGATGAGATTGCGCTGACGTACGACGATGGCCCGAACCCCGCCGCGACGCCGCAGCTGCTGGAGGTGCTGGCGAAGCGGGGTGTTAGCGCGAGCTTCTTTCTGATCGGCAGGTACGTGCGGCAGTGTCCGGCGCTGGTGCGCGATATCGCCGCGGCTGGACACCTGGTTGGCAATCACTCCATGACGCACCCGTGGCTGGCGTGGCAGAGCGCGGCGCGGATTCGCGAAGAGCTCTACGGCGCGAGCGCGGCGATTGAAGACGTTTTGGGTGAGCCGGTGCGCTATTTTCGAGCGCCGCACGGCGCCCGGCGGCCACGGGTGCTGAAGACGGCGCGTGAGATGGGCATGGAGCCGGTGCAGTGGAACGTGATCTGCGGCGACTGGGCCCCGATCGGAGTGGAGAAGATTGTGGGCCGCGCGGCGCGTGGCATCGAACGCAGCCGGCGGCATGGGTTCGCGGCCAACGTGGTGCTGCACGACGGCGGGCAGCATGGGCTTGGCGTGTCGCGCATGGATACGGTGCGGGCGACGGAGCGGTTGATCGAGCGGTATGCCGCGGCGAAGTTTGTCGCGGTGGATGCGTGGGGGGAATAG
- the hemL gene encoding glutamate-1-semialdehyde 2,1-aminomutase — MPLSHTRSRQLQQRAESLLPGGVDSPVRAFRSVGGDPPFVARAEGAYLYDEDGNRYLDMFGSWGPMILGHAFPPAVEAIREAAGRSSSFGASTAAEADLAALVQKCFPSVEKLRFVNSGTEACMTAIRLARGFTGRNFVIKFEGCYHGHSDAMLVKAGSGVATLGIPGSAGVPAETAMHTIAVPFNDLDAVRAAFEARPKEIACIIVEPVVGNAGTIAPLPGYLKGLRDIAHQHGALLVLDEVMTGFRLSLGGAQQIYGITPDLTTLGKIIGGGLPCAAFGGRADIMSHLAPLGPVYQAGTLSGNPLAMAAGIATLEHLIANEQSIYPQLERTTAAIATGVAAIAHEAGVKLTTNQVGSMFTWFFTGNEVTDFASAATSDTAAFGRFHRAMLDAGVWLPPSQFEAAFVSTTHGPKEVALILEAARKAFQSQPAFIS, encoded by the coding sequence ATGCCGCTCTCCCACACACGCTCCCGCCAGTTGCAGCAACGCGCCGAATCCCTCCTCCCCGGCGGGGTCGACTCGCCCGTCCGCGCCTTCCGCTCCGTCGGCGGCGACCCGCCCTTCGTCGCCCGCGCCGAGGGCGCCTACCTCTACGATGAGGACGGCAACCGCTACCTCGACATGTTCGGCTCCTGGGGGCCGATGATCCTCGGCCACGCCTTCCCTCCCGCCGTCGAGGCCATCCGCGAGGCCGCCGGCCGCAGCTCCAGCTTCGGAGCCTCCACCGCCGCCGAAGCCGACCTGGCCGCGCTCGTCCAGAAGTGCTTCCCCTCCGTCGAAAAACTGCGCTTCGTCAACTCCGGCACCGAAGCCTGCATGACCGCCATCCGCCTCGCCCGCGGATTCACCGGCCGCAACTTCGTCATCAAGTTCGAGGGCTGCTACCACGGCCACTCCGACGCCATGCTGGTCAAGGCAGGCTCCGGGGTCGCCACCCTCGGCATCCCCGGCTCCGCGGGGGTTCCGGCGGAGACCGCCATGCACACCATCGCCGTGCCTTTCAACGACCTCGATGCCGTTCGCGCCGCCTTCGAGGCGCGTCCCAAAGAGATCGCCTGCATCATCGTGGAGCCCGTCGTCGGCAACGCAGGCACCATCGCCCCGTTGCCCGGCTACCTCAAGGGGCTACGCGACATCGCGCACCAGCACGGCGCTCTGCTCGTCCTCGACGAGGTGATGACCGGCTTCCGGCTCTCGCTCGGCGGCGCGCAGCAGATCTACGGCATCACCCCCGACCTCACCACCCTCGGCAAGATCATCGGCGGCGGCCTGCCCTGCGCGGCCTTCGGAGGACGCGCCGACATCATGAGCCACCTCGCGCCACTCGGCCCCGTCTACCAGGCCGGAACGCTGAGCGGAAACCCGCTCGCCATGGCCGCAGGCATCGCCACGCTCGAACACCTCATCGCGAACGAGCAGAGCATCTACCCGCAGCTTGAAAGGACGACCGCCGCCATCGCCACAGGCGTCGCCGCCATCGCACACGAAGCTGGCGTTAAGCTGACAACGAACCAGGTCGGCTCCATGTTCACTTGGTTCTTCACCGGCAACGAGGTCACGGACTTCGCCTCTGCCGCGACCTCCGACACCGCCGCCTTCGGACGCTTCCACCGCGCCATGCTCGACGCCGGCGTCTGGCTGCCACCCAGCCAGTTCGAGGCCGCCTTCGTCTCAACAACCCACGGCCCCAAAGAGGTCGCGCTCATCCTCGAAGCCGCCCGCAAGGCGTTCCAGTCACAACCGGCCTTCATCTCATAA
- a CDS encoding DUF393 domain-containing protein, translating into MTEADRAKIEGHPVLLYDGVCALCNGLVRFVLKRDAMGIFRFAALQSDVARELVGDGAVALDGVVLVAAALTAEQRVYRRTDAVVEALRLLGHRWLARALAVVPRAVREAGYGVVARLRYLLFGRYEVCPLPPVETRGRFAGLVRAGE; encoded by the coding sequence ATGACTGAGGCCGATCGCGCGAAGATCGAAGGGCATCCGGTGCTGCTGTACGACGGCGTTTGCGCGTTGTGCAACGGCCTGGTTCGCTTTGTGCTGAAGCGTGATGCGATGGGCATCTTCCGGTTCGCCGCGCTGCAGAGCGATGTGGCTCGGGAGCTTGTGGGTGACGGAGCAGTTGCGCTGGACGGCGTTGTGCTGGTTGCCGCGGCGCTTACCGCGGAGCAGCGCGTCTACCGGCGAACGGATGCGGTGGTGGAAGCGCTCCGTCTGTTAGGGCATCGCTGGCTGGCGAGGGCGCTGGCCGTGGTGCCGCGAGCGGTGCGCGAGGCGGGGTACGGCGTGGTGGCGCGGCTGCGATACCTGCTCTTCGGGCGATATGAGGTCTGTCCGCTTCCGCCGGTGGAGACGCGCGGACGATTTGCCGGCCTTGTGCGCGCGGGCGAATAG
- a CDS encoding phosphoribosylformylglycinamidine cyclo-ligase — protein sequence MATADRSKQKSGGTKSVSGKAAAPSKKPVSYADAGVDISAADKSKHRIKMLARKTFNKQVLSEIGGFGGLFALDLEKYPDPVLVSSADGVGTKLKVAFDLGIHHTVGQDLVNHCVNDIAVQGATPLFFLDYLATGKLENSVVETVVQGISDACRANGCALIGGETAQMPGFYSDGEYDLAGTIIGAVSRDKIITGDGIQVGDVLLGLPSNGLHTNGYSLARKLLFEVAKYGPDQYVNELKDKTGAALMRVHRSYLAIVKKLTNGDVVSGMAHITGGGITENLPRIFPKGVGAQVDLASWQVPPLFEHLQKLGNVERDEMLRTFNMGIGMIVVVPADKVKKAKAILNRANERHFIIGRIVRGERKVSYN from the coding sequence GTGGCAACAGCCGATCGATCGAAACAGAAGTCCGGTGGGACGAAGAGTGTCTCAGGCAAGGCGGCCGCGCCGTCGAAGAAGCCGGTGAGCTATGCCGATGCCGGGGTCGACATCTCGGCGGCGGACAAGTCCAAGCATCGCATCAAGATGCTGGCGCGCAAGACGTTCAACAAGCAGGTGCTGAGCGAAATCGGCGGCTTTGGCGGCCTGTTTGCGCTCGATCTGGAGAAGTACCCGGACCCGGTGCTGGTGTCGTCGGCCGACGGCGTGGGGACGAAGCTGAAGGTCGCCTTCGACCTCGGCATTCATCACACGGTCGGGCAGGACCTGGTGAACCACTGCGTGAACGACATTGCGGTGCAGGGCGCGACGCCGCTGTTCTTCCTCGACTACCTGGCGACAGGCAAGCTGGAGAACTCCGTCGTCGAGACGGTGGTGCAGGGCATCTCCGACGCCTGCCGCGCCAACGGCTGCGCGCTGATCGGCGGCGAGACGGCGCAGATGCCGGGCTTCTACTCCGACGGCGAGTACGATCTTGCCGGAACGATCATCGGCGCGGTGAGCCGCGACAAGATCATTACCGGCGATGGAATCCAGGTGGGCGATGTGCTGCTCGGTTTGCCGTCGAACGGCCTGCACACCAATGGCTACTCGCTGGCGCGCAAGCTGCTGTTCGAGGTGGCGAAGTATGGCCCGGACCAGTACGTCAACGAGCTGAAGGACAAGACCGGCGCGGCGCTGATGCGCGTCCACCGCAGCTATCTTGCGATCGTCAAGAAACTGACGAACGGCGACGTGGTGAGCGGCATGGCGCACATCACCGGCGGTGGCATTACGGAAAATCTGCCGCGTATCTTTCCCAAGGGCGTGGGCGCGCAGGTGGACCTTGCGTCGTGGCAGGTCCCGCCGCTCTTCGAGCATCTGCAGAAGCTGGGCAACGTCGAGCGCGACGAGATGCTGCGCACCTTCAACATGGGCATCGGGATGATCGTGGTAGTGCCGGCGGATAAGGTGAAGAAGGCCAAGGCGATCCTGAACCGCGCCAACGAGCGGCACTTCATCATCGGCAGGATCGTTCGCGGCGAGCGCAAGGTGAGCTACAACTAG